GGCGCTGCTGTCCGCTCCGGGCGTCGATCTGGGCACGCTGCTGCGCCAGGGCAAGACGCTGGCCGATTTGGAGCGCCTGGCCGCCGCGGCCACGCAGTTCATCGATCCGGCCACCGCGACCTTTCTGTCGCCGTCGATCGAACCTCCCAAGATCCTGTGCGTCGGCTTGAACTACGCCGACCACACCAAGGAAAGCCCGTACGACCAGCCCGATTACCCGACGCTGTTCTTGCGCGTGTCGACCAGCCTGGGCGCGCATGACGCCGTGGTGGAGCGTCCGGCCATCAGCGATACGCTGGACTACGAGGGCGAAATGGTCGTGGTGCTGGGCAAGGGCGGACGCAGGATCGCCAAGGAACAGGCGCTGGACCACGTGTTCGGCTACGCCGTGGGCAATGAGATCTCGGTGCGCGAATACCAGTTCAAGTCGCCGCAGTGGACGGTGGGCAAGAACTTCGACGGCACGGGAACCTGGGGGCCGTACGTGGTCACGGCCGACGAGCTGCCGGCCGGCGGCAGCGGTCTGCGGATCGAGACCCGCCTCAATGGCGAGACCATGCAATCGTCCAACACCAGCGACATGCTGT
The sequence above is drawn from the Achromobacter xylosoxidans genome and encodes:
- a CDS encoding fumarylacetoacetate hydrolase family protein, whose amino-acid sequence is MKLATLQIDGAPRAAALVQGRLALLSAPGVDLGTLLRQGKTLADLERLAAAATQFIDPATATFLSPSIEPPKILCVGLNYADHTKESPYDQPDYPTLFLRVSTSLGAHDAVVERPAISDTLDYEGEMVVVLGKGGRRIAKEQALDHVFGYAVGNEISVREYQFKSPQWTVGKNFDGTGTWGPYVVTADELPAGGSGLRIETRLNGETMQSSNTSDMLFDVATVISTVSEAITLQAGDIIFSGTPAGVGFGRTPKLYMKDGDTVEVDIERIGTLRNRIRDEAKSA